The genomic segment atagaaaaataatattttttacttttcgatcatgaaagatagatttcaaacttaacgtTTCGCTGTTCTCGTTGTTTCCATGTGTACGTAGTTCATAACAAAGAACaatctaaatttaaacgaacATTACAGCTTGAAAGGATTCAACTAATATATGGTGCTGAAAAGAGAAGTCgtttcagaattcaattttggaatagataaatttagtaagataaatagaataaaattggtttctaatataatttgcaatattgcattatttataatttaaaattcaaataagacatcACAATGggacaaaaattatatattggaTGTTTCTGAtagaattatatcatacattaaCTATTTTCAATTATGGAAATCTCGAATTGCATACATTGGATATCaaacatttctgattattgagggGTACTATAcataatacatgtttattgagagtaatttaatgtccatttgaaattcttttgaatctatcttttttttaattttcttgtgctctcttatttgaatttttaagaagacatggttttggaagaaaactacattgcattaattctttcaaattaaggtaatttcgaaataatacaTTAATTCTTTCCAATTaaggtaatttcgaaataatatgtatttgagataaaaatatttatgattattGAATGAAAACTTAATCTCTATTGAAAAACTTTATTGTAGTGATAATTTTTAAcactcaaccaattttatttttataaaaattaaataaacttaattaaaattttatttttttagtaagtaatttgggtaggaaattacttaaaatagcaaaatgtatttttgaataaatttaTCTCATGAGTGAtagcaatatttttttatttataaaaaataaatataggaATATTATTAAGAAACTTCAACATTAATACATCAGAAACGTATCACACGACAAGTAGCCCGAGTTACGATATGATCCGCTTGATTCGCTGAACGAGATAAAAAATGATATTACAATTAAGCAAATCCGAAGCCGAGAGATTTCACGATTATCtaaaaataaaccaaatctgaaatttcgaagGACATGGACCATGAGTCGAACATCAGATTCCACAGTGAATAAATAAACTCGAACATGCACGAATTCCCGACGCTTGATATCGGACTTTACTAATTTATTTGGGCCTTCAGTATGAAATAAACAATAATTTATCGAAATGGGCCCGTTTTAGCCCAAAGTCAACTGGATCAAGATATACAAACTGGGTCTAGACATAATTGCCATTAGCTCCACAAATCTGTGTCCGAAAATCAATTTTGTCAGATTTgcaaaagacaaaaacttgtgtgagacagatcttgattacaagacaaaaacttgtgtgagacagatcttgattacttttaaataatatttcagtTCCAAATCTCGCGAGTAGATTTGTAGATGATAGATTAATAATCGTTATTTTTCGACGTGTACCGAGTAAATACGAGGACCAAGGCGTGCAAACCTGATTATTAAAACTGGATCAATTGTGGAATTAGAAGTGCCTTCTCCGCTTTGCTCCCAAATAGGGCCTGCCTTCCGCCAATTGGCTTCTACTTTTCAAAATGGTATATATAaactaaaaatgaatttttcgTTGCAACTTctccacacacacacaaaaaaaaaacctcTCAATTCAACTGAATCCTTCCtgtttttcgaattttttttcctGAAAAACAGAAATCTGTTTCTCCAGAGGGGTCGTTCTTTTCAGGCGACTTTTGGAAATGGTGATTTTCTGTTATCGTTagggaattttttttatatttgtatTTTTGAGTTTTGAATTAGGGCAACATGGATACCGCTGGAACTCATAGACAACCGTTCGTTCAAAAGGAGATAAATTGGGACAAGTAAGCTTCGTTGATCTGCTATACGTTGTTATTGTTCAATAGACGGTTGTGGGATGAAGTAATAGGCAATGGAAATGCGTTTCTAGGTACTTCGTGAATGCGTTGAATGCATATTGAagtaagaaaatatatttttggatGAAGTTTATTAGTTGTCTTGTTTTTGCAGTAATTGTCATCGtgaaaattaaatcaaaatgaTATCTGCCATTGTCCTATCATTTGGGTGCACGCTGAGGAAACATTACACACCCCGAAACATATTTAGTCGCCCAAATCTGGAATCTTGGGTTCCACACAGTTTTGATTGTTGTTTCTGTGAATCATGTTGGAACTTGATTGTTCcagattttttaattttttctttatgGCGAGGCTGGGATGGTGGGGAAGTTTAGTTGGCCGATTGTTTTCCATTAAATTTGCTATCCAAGTAACATGATTCTATTCGAGGTAAGGGCGAGACGTGAGCAAAATATACTGCCAGAAATGTTTggatactttttttttttgtgaaaaatggaGTGTATAATTACATTATAATGAGGAAGAATGTACCAAATACAACCTATCAAATAGTACGTGGAAGAAGAATCAAATAGTATAATATTGCTAAACAAATATCAAACTTACTGTGGTTTGGACACACCACCTCAGAAGGGGTCCATATTTGTGATGCTATAACATCGAGCTGCCTCGTTTCGTCTGCGGGttgttaagaatttttttttggagGCATCTGTTACATGATTCATAGGTTCTTTATAGTTTGTTCATGTTCTTATTCTCCCTTCACAGACTCGACAAAACCAAGTTTTACGTATATGGAGCTGGGATTTTTACTGGAGTGTCGGTGGCACTTTATCCAATTTCAGTTGTGAAGACCAGGCTACAAGTTGTTTCCCGTGACACAGTGGAAAGAAATGCATTTTCTGTTGTTAAAGGCCTGCTAAAAACAGATGGAATTCCTGGTTTGTATAAAGGTTTTGGCACTGTCGTTACTGGAGCTATACCTACCAGAATTATATTTCTTACTGCATTAGAGACGACAAAAGTGGCTGCTTTCAAGATGGTTGAGCCATTTAAATTGCCAGAGCCTTCACAAGCAGCTATAGCAAATGGGATGGCAGGCATGATGGCATCTCTTTGTTCCCAAGCTGCATTTGTCCCAATTGATGTGGTATGTTACACACAACTTTTGCACGAAGCTTTTTCAGTCAAATTTCTCTTTATGGGTTCTTTGTGTTTTTAAAAGAATCAAAGCACATAAATGAAGCAAATGCTTATACCTTTCGAATGCCTAAATATTAGTTCTTCTTTTATAAATGAAATAGTTTTAGTGATCTTTCAAGACCAATCATCCTATATATTATTGTGTTCTGAGGTTTTGTACATCTCCTGCCACCTTTCCTTCCTCTTTTACTCTTGCAAGTTTTATTAGAAAGCTTAAAATCAATTATAGCAATCTCTTGAAAAAGGTTAGTCAAAAATTGATGGTGCAAGGATATTCTGGCAATGCAACTTACAGCGGGGGCCTGGACGTCGTTCGTAAAATTATCAAAGCTGATGGGATTCGGGGACTATACAGGGGATTTGGTTTGTCTGTTTTGACTTATTCACCATCAAGTGCAGTCTGGTGGGCAAGTTATGGAGCAAGTCAACGTGTGATCTGGAGGTATACCATTCGACTTCAGTCTGATTCGTGTTTCTGCTGGATAATATCTTAAACCAGCCTCTGACATTTATTTGGTTTAGATGTCGATGAATTAACTAAGCTTATGAGAAATATCATTCTATAAAAAGCGGAAGGATTTTGGAAATAAATGCATTTGTTTATATATGTATCAGAAAGAACTTTATGCTCAGatgattgtttgatatataaTGAATTCATGAAGTGCATGTGGAACACACTACTAACTGTGACAATTTTCAATCTCTGCAATGAATTCAAGACTCCACGTGGTTCACAAAGTTGAAACATCCGGCAGATTCACTTTTCTTGGATTCATATGTAGGATTTTATCCAATACTTAAAAATTGCGAGATGGAGTTAAATAGTAATGTTGATTTTTTTTCAAGGTTACGATCTCACAGACCTGATAAGTTGGCACTGAGCACAATGTACGTTCTATTATCATTTCAATATTATTCCTTCAATTCGCTGattatatacataaaatttcAACCAATATCATTCCGTAAAAAGTAGTTGGAAAGAAATGCATTAATTTCAGAGGTATTAGAAAGTACATAATGCTCAGATAACTATCATTTGATAGAAAATGAACTCATGCAATAGAAGTCCAACAACACACTACCAACTGTGACGTTTTTCTTGTGCTGCAATGCATTCAAGACTCCATCATGTCTGGTCACATAGTTGAAACTTTAGGCAGCTTTACTTTTCGTGGATTTATATGGTGTGCCTTTATCCTATACTGCACAATTGTGAGGTGGTGCtaagtattaatttttttgaaacttGCGTACATTTCTTGTGTCTCTGGCAGACTCGTAGATAACGGCATTGGAAACGATGGTTCCAAACCAAGTGAAGGAAAAATTCTGTTAGTTCAAGCTGCTGGAGGGATTGTTGCTGGTGCTTCTGCATCATGCATCACAACCCCATTGGACACAATCAAAACTCGCTTGCAGGTATTTTGACCCTTCATTTCTATCATGTATCAGCTCTAAAATTTCACCATGTTACTTCCTGGTCATTGTTACGATTAATGCGGTTTGTTTCTTGTATCTTGTTTATGACTGATTCATTTTTGCCATTATATCAAATAGTTAATCTCCTTCGAAAAATAGAAAACTGTCAATTTCAAACTAGGCTAATTGAGACTTATACGAGTTAGAGACTTGCATAAAGGAACTGTTGTTTTCTTGCAGGAATCGATATTGTCGTCAGAATGACCAAGTAGAATATGTGTACTGTTTTAACATCACTTTTTTCTTTGATGTCTCAAATGTTGTTTGAAGCCTCATCATAGTCCGGTTTTGTTATATTTTCTGCTTCTTGCTGGCATCCTATTACTTTACTATAGTCAGAGAAGTGATAATCGATTCAGGAGCCTCTATTTTTTGTAGCTCGTTTAGACGATGCTTTTATGTACGCCAGGTTCTGGAGCATGAAAATAGACCTACTGCAAGGCAAGTGGTTAAAAAATTGATTGCCGATGATGGATGGACTGGATTCTATAGGGGATTAGGCCCAAGATTTTTCAGCATGTCTGCTTGGGGAACTTCAATGATACTGGCCTATGAATATCTGAGTAAAGTTTTCTCCTCAAACCAGCTTTATCATGTTACTCATGATATCATCTTTTATTTACATGGTCATCTGTTTCTAAAATGgtggtgatgtagtataaaatcattaaacatattttatttcattgtgtAGATATTGTTTAGGTGTTAAATGCACTGGTATCACTGTtccattttttaaataatgtcTCAATCAATCAAGAGTAATTTTAAATCCGGCATTTTTTTGGGTCATCGTTAGAATCATCAAACAAGTTTTAACCTCAAACTGGTTGCGATCACTCAATAGTTTTTTAATTGCATATATTTACAATTTATTCATACTTATCCACATCTATTTGAATCAGCTGATTCTGGAGCTCGAACTAATGATCATGTGTACTCGTTTTTTCAACTTGTAGAGCGTTTGTGTGCCAAAGATGAATAGGCCCGTCGACAATGATGGACAGAGATTGCAGTCTTCATTAAAAATGGAAGATATTTCGTTAGACCTGTTTAGGTGGGAATATACATCACCAAAACTCAGTCGAAACTTCTCTTTTCCAGTGAACCAGGTATTCAGAGAGTATCCCTTTGTTACTACAGAAGAATTTGATGACACGCCAATGTGTTGTAAACATTGTTCCAGTGATTCTTTGTGATTGATACACGCTCTATAGTTGGTATGGTCAGAGCAATCTGAGAATGTAATGCTGTATTCTTAATCAACCTAAAcgtaattctttttttttttctgtttttttcAATATGAAAGTAAAAGGGAtcattttcatttttctcaCACATGGTCTGTTCCCTCCATCAGACAAATCTGAGCTGTATTACTGGTGGTGCATTAAATTCTACGCCTAAAACATCTTTtcaagtttttattttttattcaatttattgGAAATTGATACATGCAATGGAAGAATCGTAACTATTACAGTGAAAGAGGGCATAAACTGGACcttgaaaataataaatcatatattcTACTAATCGAATTATTAGCAAAAAGAATATCAATAAATAGCTCACATATACTTGAATTCAAAACCTCTCAATTTCCAGTGCTAGGAATAGGGAATTTGGATTGAAAAATGATAGAAAATCACTGGCTTTCAAACTCCTCTTACTTATAATTAGTTTGGGTTAGCCCAGATTAGTAAAATGCGTTTATATATACTcagagtgagtcttatgtgagaccgtctcacagatcataatctgtgagacaggtcaaccctactcatattcactataaaaagtaatactcttaacataaaaagtgatactttttcatgggtgacccaaataaaagatccgtctcacaaataatacccgtgagaccgtctcacacaagtttttgccatatacTCGTAAAGGTATATATTTCCACGatcttttcaattcaagtgtACATTAATTTTGgataagtaattttttttagtttgaAGCTATAAACCTTAATATTCCTAAATAGCAATGCTGCAACTTAACGCTTAAAAATAACATATTCTTTATTGTAGGATTTTCAACATTCTATTTTTTCCTCTCTTTTGAAGTGAAGAAATTTCAGCATTCGACAGCTGAAATAAACAGGAGATGATTAAATACCTTTTGTTATATGCAAAGTCGTAAACATTCGTCGTTCGGTGTGAGTAATGACCAATGACTTAATggttcaataaaataaaataaaataaaataaaataatattgaatTTAATGGTCCAATTTGGTTGGCTGCATCAAAGGGTGATGACAATTCCAGAGTTGTATCATTCATGGGTATTGAATTATATGACTAAGTTTCGAACTTTTTCAATTATTTGGAATTTCATTAATTTCAAAGGATGGAAATATCAAATTTCACACACCAAATATAAAGACTTTCAAATAAACTGTGACATGCTAAAGATGTAGTTAAAAGTATCGCATTCAAGAACtagtaaatattatttttaccgTCCCAGTGGATTTTTGATCTCGGAGAAAACGTCACCGGACTTCATCAGTGAGCGATTGAAAGTATCGCATTCAAGAACTAGTACATATTATTTTTACCGTCCCAATGGATTTTTGATCTCGGAGAAAACGTCACCGGACTTCAATCGCTCACTGCTATCAGTGAACAAGTTGGTGCTTTTTGATCCTGAAACATTCTGGTCGCCGCCAGAAAATATTTCTTCTTCATCTGTCGTGTTTGCCTCTCCGTTCTTCATCAATGGATACAGCGGGCTTAACTTGAAAAACTGACCGCCGCCGCCACCTCCATCATTCTCGGCCTCCTCCTGCCGCTGTAATGCAAACTCCAAGCTCCACAACACGTCGCTCATTACCGGCCGTTCAATCCCTTTATCCATCAAGCAAATCATCGCCGTCTCGAT from the Primulina eburnea isolate SZY01 chromosome 3, ASM2296580v1, whole genome shotgun sequence genome contains:
- the LOC140826490 gene encoding uncharacterized protein yields the protein MDTAGTHRQPFVQKEINWDKLDKTKFYVYGAGIFTGVSVALYPISVVKTRLQVVSRDTVERNAFSVVKGLLKTDGIPGLYKGFGTVVTGAIPTRIIFLTALETTKVAAFKMVEPFKLPEPSQAAIANGMAGMMASLCSQAAFVPIDVVSQKLMVQGYSGNATYSGGLDVVRKIIKADGIRGLYRGFGLSVLTYSPSSAVWWASYGASQRVIWRLVDNGIGNDGSKPSEGKILLVQAAGGIVAGASASCITTPLDTIKTRLQVLEHENRPTARQVVKKLIADDGWTGFYRGLGPRFFSMSAWGTSMILAYEYLKRLCAKDE